From the Clostridium sp. Marseille-P299 genome, one window contains:
- a CDS encoding NADPH-dependent FMN reductase, whose product MSIKIGVFVGSLRRDSFSKKVAETFNSLMPEKYEMKIIEIGNLQIYNQDFDDDGNTPKEWDAFRKVVKELDGFLFVTPEYNRSIPPVLKNALDIASRPYGQNVWSGKPGAIISVSPGNLGGFGANHHLRQVLSFLNVYTMQQPEAYLSSITDSLDEQGNISSERTIKYMQNIANGFAEWLDKFII is encoded by the coding sequence ATGAGCATTAAAATTGGTGTTTTTGTTGGCAGTTTAAGAAGAGATTCCTTTAGCAAAAAGGTAGCGGAAACGTTTAATTCTCTTATGCCAGAAAAGTATGAAATGAAAATAATTGAGATAGGCAATTTGCAAATTTATAATCAAGATTTTGATGATGATGGGAATACACCAAAGGAATGGGATGCATTCCGTAAAGTGGTAAAAGAGTTGGATGGTTTTTTGTTTGTAACACCAGAATATAACCGCTCCATTCCTCCAGTACTTAAAAATGCATTGGACATTGCTTCAAGACCATATGGGCAAAATGTATGGTCAGGTAAGCCCGGAGCTATCATTAGTGTTTCACCTGGTAATTTAGGTGGGTTTGGTGCAAATCATCATTTGCGTCAAGTGCTTTCCTTTTTAAATGTTTATACAATGCAACAGCCAGAAGCATATCTATCTAGTATTACAGATAGTCTTGATGAACAAGGAAATATTTCCAGTGAAAGAACAATTAAGTATATGCAAAATATTGCAAATGGTTTTGCTGAATGGTTGGATAAATTTATAATTTAA